A genomic stretch from Apis cerana isolate GH-2021 linkage group LG7, AcerK_1.0, whole genome shotgun sequence includes:
- the LOC107999409 gene encoding mucin-4 isoform X3, whose amino-acid sequence METSKTNGKMNEREEETDEEVYEDEYEVETESKVQHETSKLSKITDDTVKHEKSSQDLSSHAEDTSSRDEDYVEDPSTSQYDAYYYYDDYGNTNKSRYEAVANADTLDYPDAEEEEKETEELEKEEETRKSENNEYDSSETEEENLDTRHTANVNDSSSDLFDEKDLDTPISMTNNEDGSSMEGSHKMYAFLGPPIAKMNSTSVDSSILIGGAVVSVVTTKSVVNGTISIPTTAAPTTTEQVAAPPSSTSLGTTEQPVTTITTEDTSRILASVQTSRSISGARFLPFPVIDRVEPIGSHNNEKKTSPPPESTESVSDKLDRVQSELSNGFLAGGFRTAGNTLQLDVLNERDRNNRRRYTTTAKAPVINKFVPRRYNDKRIDHVTPKSKIETTLDSLEGLLPRDYVTRSSMSMLPKTGFRWPTKSTTERTTTQVTPTTSVTTKKPKTNVIIQDIRSFLPPGYELKKEDAAVTESSLLSDILAKSKVDISSLLPADYEKKKNEGNSKNKVITTTAKNLDVSAEKSIVDVKIQDLFAKSKFDISSFVPRDYEQKIKNFSLETKDVHTENANKFNITTTTESTSTTIKSKFVFPSSLGRTGKPIHKITTSPKPRTDILVTPKIRTGWPTRPTTEFKWPTPSTTTPISIEELLARATMSVSELLVPITKVLSTTSTTTTTTTTPRPTTPGICEQDCEVAGTIRIIGNASWVPELLDRNTQEWQNLANEIEREMNFVFSKSAVLAKWYKKIRIDSFSEGSILVDYFVELANMQQKINTQDLKVIFHDSLRTYNTNKWNETKTKDSIKLGSFTIDPKYTDFVVIPKATPPQYIEKDDRLFPQWAIAVIVIGVGGLLFIIIFGVSVLINRHNGSKLKPSISTIYEEKIAKSMSTHRSSDYSKPVHTIWTDPDVSWNDKSFESTSNKILVEKSFQENKKYNMYDSWRSEWNGYYYNGSHTSNKYGGYDITNLSNHNLPNYDTNVSSHDLSNYDTNLSRHDRSDYDTNLSRHDRPDYNTNISRLDRSDYDTNILRHDRPDYNTNILRHDHSDYDTNISCHDFPNYDTNISCRNLPDIDTNMSRHNLPNYDTNF is encoded by the exons atgaTTATGGAAATACCAATAAATCACGATACGAGGCCGTAG CGAACGCTGACACCCTCGACTATCCAGAcgcggaggaagaggaaaaggagACGGAGGAattggagaaagaagaagaaacgagaaaatcgGAAAATAACGAATACGATTCGTCGGAGACGGAAGAGGAAAATTTAGATACTCGTCACACGGCGAATGTAAACGACTCTTCGTCGGATCTTTTCGACGAGAAGGATTTGGACACGCCGATTTCGATGACGAACAACGAGGACGGTTCCTCGATGGAGGGCAGTCATAAAATGTACGCTTTTCTCGGACCACCGATCGCGAAAATGAATTCCACTTCCGTGGACAGTTCCATTTTGATCGGTGGAGCTGTGGTATCGGTGGTAACAACCAAGAGCGTGGTCAACGGCACGATTTCCATTCCAACGACAGCTGCTCCGACCACCACTGAACAGGTTGCAGCACCACCTTCGTCCACGTCGCTTGGAACCACCGAACAACCCGTGACGACAATAACGACCGAAGATACTTCCAGAATATTGGCTTCCGTGCAAACGAGCCGTAGCATATCCGGTGCACGGTTCTTACCATTTCCTGTGATAGATCGTGTCGAGCCGATCGGCAGTCATAACAATGAAAAGAAAACGTCTCCGCCTCCAGAGTCGACGGAAAGTGTTAGTGACAAATTAGACAGGGTACAGTCCGAGTTGTCCAATGGTTTTCTCGCCGGTGGCTTCAGAACTGCCGGCAATACGCTTCAATTGGATGTTCTGAACGAACGTGATCGAAATAATCGTAGGAGGTACACTACAACTGCTAAGGCACCGGTTATCAACAAGTTTGTACCTCGTCGATATAACGATAAAAGGATTGACCATGTTACGCCGAAGTCGAAGATTGAGACGACGCTCGATAGCCTGGAAGGACTGTTACCTCGTGATTATGTTACAAGAAGTTCGATGTCAATGCTTCCGAAGACTGGATTTAG ATGGCCTACAAAGAGCACGACAGAACGAACCACAACTCAGGTCACGCCAACTACTTCCGTTACTACGAAAAAACCTAAAACTAACGTGATCATTCAAGATATTCGCTCCTTCCTACCACCTGGATACGAATTAAAGAAAGAGGATGCGGCTGTTACAGAAAGTTCTCTATTAAGCGATATTCTTGCGAAATCTAAGGTTGATATATCGTCGTTATTGCCTGCAGATtatgagaagaagaaaaatgaaggaaaCTCAAAAAACAAAGTAATTACAACAACAGCGAAGAATTTAGATGTTTCCGCAGAGAAATCAATAGTCGATGTAAAAATTCAGGATTTATTCGCCAAATCCAAGtttgatatttcttctttcgtacCGCGTGATTACGAacagaaaattaagaatttctcTTTAGAAACGAAAGATGTTCACACTGagaatgcaaataaatttaatatcactaCGACAACAGAATCTACTTCAACTACGATAAAGTCTAAATTTGTCTTTCCTAGTTCTCTTGGCAGAACAGGAAAaccaattcataaaattaccaCATCACCGAAACCACGAACAGACATACTTGTCACGCCAAAAATACGAACTGGTTGGCCTACCAg acCTACCACAGAATTTAAGTGGCCTACTCCATCAACTACCACGCCAATCTCGATAGAAGAACTTCTGGCTCGAGCCACGATGAGTGTTTCTGAATTACTTGTTCCAATAACCAAAGTATTGTCAACCACTTCAACGACCACAACTACAACAACGACACCAAGACCTACTACACCAGGAATTTGCGAACAAGATTGTGAAGTCGCTGGAACTATAAGAATAATTGGTAATGCAAGTTGGGTACCGGAATTGCTTGATCGAAATACTCAAGAATGGCAGAATCTTGCCAATGAAATTGAACGAGAG atgaaCTTTGTATTCTCAAAATCTGCTGTTCTGGCAAaatggtataaaaaaataagaattgattcATTCAG cGAGGGTAGTATTTTAGTAGATTATTTTGTTGAATTAGCCAATATGCAGCAGAAAATTAATACGCaagatttaaaagttatttttcacgattcttTAAGAacgtataatacaaataaatggaATGAGACGAAAACAAAGGATTCGATAAAACTTGGATCATTTACGATCGATCCAAAATATACGGATTTTGTGg tgATACCTAAAGCAACTCCTCctcaatatattgaaaaagacGATAGACTATTTCCACAATGGGCAATTGCTGTAATTGTAATTGGTGTCGGTGGATTActctttatcattatatttggCGTTTctgtt ctAATAAATCGTCACAATGgttcaaaattaaaaccaTCTATATCTACaatttacgaagaaaaaatagcaaaaagtaTGTCAACCCATAGATCTAGTGATTATTCAAAACCAGTACATACGATTTGGACTGATCCAGACGTTTCTTGGAATGATAAATCTTTCGAATCGACTTCCAATAAG atacttgtcgaaaaatcttttcaagaaaataaaaaatataatatgtatgataGTTGGAGATCGGAATGGAATGGTTATTATTACAATGGATCTCATACCAGCAATAAATATGGTGGTTatgatattacaaatttatcgaatcatAATCTTCCAAATTACGATACAAATGTATCAAGTCATGATCTTTCTAATTATGATACAAATTTATCAAGACATGATCGTTCTGATTATGATACAAATCTATCAAGACATGATCGTCctgattataatacaaatatatcgaGACTTGATCGATCTGAttatgatacaaatatattgagGCACGATCGTCctgattataatacaaatatattgagACATGATCATTCTGAttatgatacaaatatatcatGTCATGATTTTCCTAATTATGATACGAATATATCCTGTCGTAATCTTCCTGATATCGATACAAATATGTCACGTCATAATCTTCCTAAttatgatacaaatttttaa
- the LOC107999460 gene encoding protein SERAC1-like isoform X3, producing MRLKTYKKYIEYVKSTGISIVIVGGCWFLYQLRQVSQILQSSVPTNVLSLEQPHTQYIYVDDPRFKDVLMLRKVENLQSSVPVQSLSFNHTVMKWWKSLTRNVAYKLLYIAQHGDVRERLKALCTLNSLKHLKSWHYQHIAQMLDAKTAISLARMPNVDSRFFLKPPYYHVQHKLHDVIEKIHQLLLHLSTLCENTHPCLIQFLNKNFKDTPSDSLILDHDLTNLGLAVAPATVWDQELLQNCVQALYHHSCLEQYSKGWIGTLVEWSQSSNVRLSAPASRALANLDIDENKYVKYPRCIYLLHPLHKTTANINLDVIFLHGLLGGVFITWRQRNFDTSEDGVVDPCLIQDGIDFSSLIDDHSQEFLKDLTYDLRKREWDRIGQDFEIILDDCPQNSSRGNGPFSCNGDDVCMKKIFHDKQHKTQCWPKDWLPDDVPFIRVIGINYDTNLSMWTSLCPIESAKATMGGRSEEYIKKLLTAGIGKRPMIWVCHSMGGLLVKKMLVDEWKNGDKNNVCKNTRSIVFYSTPHRGSRVAALKQATQMVLWPSIEVQELREESPQLLKLHNEFLDMLKEYPIEIVSFSETKPTHVTPLNVPFQFVTSTSADPGVGEFYEIAQDHLSICKPASRHSFLYQKLLSILKRHVIHEKKTVSPIMELLSLPSKLL from the exons atgagattaaaaacttataagaaatatatagagtATGTAAAATCAACTGGGATTTCTATTGTTATTGTTGG tgGCTGTTGGTTTTTGTATCAATTACGACAGGTATcacaaattttacaatcttCTGTACCTACTAATGTTTTGAGTTTGGAACAACCACATactcaatatatttatgttgatGATCCTCGGTTCAAAg atGTACTCATGTTacgaaaagttgaaaatttacaatcatCTGTGCCAGTACAATCTCTTTCATTTAATCATACTGTAATGAAATGGTGGAAATCATTAACCCGTAATGtagcatataaattattatacattgcaCAGCATGGCGATGTTAGAGAACGTTTGAAAGCTCTTTGTACTCTTAATTCcttgaaacatttaaaaa gttGGCATTATCAACATATTGCACAAATGTTAGATGCCAAAACTGCAATTTCACTTGCAAGAATGCCAAATGTtgattcaagattttttttaaagccaCCATATTATCACGTACAACATAAATTACAT gatgtaatagaaaaaatacatCAATTACTTCTTCATTTAAGCACATTATGTGAAAATACACATCCATGtcttattcaatttcttaataaaaattttaaagatacacCTTct GATAGTCTGATACTTGATCACGATTTAACAAACTTAGGGCTGGCTGTAGCACCAGCCACAGTATGGGATCAAGAATTATTACAGAATTGTGTACAAGCACTATATCATCATTCTTGTCTTGAACAATATAGCAAAG GTTGGATTGGCACATTGGTAGAATGGTCTCAAAGTAGTAATGTAAGATTATCAGCACCAGCTAGTCGTGCATTAGCAAATTTagatatcgatgaaaataaatatgttaaatatccaAGATGTATCTATCTTCTTCATCCTTTGCATAAAACTAcagcaaatataaatttggatGTTATTTTCTTACATGGATTACTTGGTGGTGTATTTATAACATGGAgacaaagaaattttgatacaTCTGAAGATGGAGTTGTag atccATGTCTTATACAAGAtggaatcgatttttcaagTTTGATAGATGATCACTctcaagaatttttgaaagatttaacTTATGATTTAAGAAAACGCGAATGGGATAGAATAGGacaagattttgaaataattttagatgatTGTCCTCAAAATAGTTCTAGAGGAAATGGACCATTTTCCTGCAATgg AGATGATGTTtgtatgaagaaaattttccatgatAAGCAACATAAAACACAATGTTGGCCTAAAGATTGGTTACCAGATGATGTACCATTTATTCGAGTTATTGGGATAAATTATGATACTAATTTGTCAATGTGGACATCTCTATGTCCAATAGAGAGTGCAAA AGCCACTATGGGTGGAAGGAgtgaagaatatataaaaaaattattaactgcGGGTATTGGAAAACGACCTATGATTTGGGTTTGTCATTCAATGGGTGgtttattagtaaaaaaaatgctcGTAGATG aatggaaaaatggcgataaaaataatgtatgtaAAAATACACGTAGTATAGTATTTTATAGTACTCCACATCGAGGTTCTCGTGTAGCTGCATTAAAACAAGCAACACAAATGGTATTATGGCCGTCAATTGAAGTACAGGAACTTCGTGAAg AATCaccacaattattaaaattgcacaATGAATTCCTTGATATGTTGAAGGAATACCCTATAGAGATTGTTAGTTTTAGCGAAACTAAACCTACTCATGTAACACCATTAAATGTTCCATTTCAGTTTGTTACATCCACTTCAGCAg accCTGGTGTAggtgaattttatgaaattgcaCAAGATCATTTGTCTATATGTAAACCAGCTAGCAG acATTCCTTCTTATATCAAAAACTTTTGAGCATTCTTAAACGTCATgtaattcatgaaaaaaaaactgtttcTCCAATTATGGAATTGCTATCATTAccaagtaaattattataa
- the LOC107999460 gene encoding protein SERAC1-like isoform X1, with the protein MRLKTYKKYIEYVKSTGISIVIVGGCWFLYQLRQVSQILQSSVPTNVLSLEQPHTQYIYVDDPRFKDVLMLRKVENLQSSVPVQSLSFNHTVMKWWKSLTRNVAYKLLYIAQHGDVRERLKALCTLNSLKHLKSWHYQHIAQMLDAKTAISLARMPNVDSRFFLKPPYYHVQHKLHDVIEKIHQLLLHLSTLCENTHPCLIQFLNKNFKDTPSDSLILDHDLTNLGLAVAPATVWDQELLQNCVQALYHHSCLEQYSKDIIDGGGLSLLMIIKKIFNDNTNMCILLAKIISNISLHSKYLQDIFQAGWIGTLVEWSQSSNVRLSAPASRALANLDIDENKYVKYPRCIYLLHPLHKTTANINLDVIFLHGLLGGVFITWRQRNFDTSEDGVVDPCLIQDGIDFSSLIDDHSQEFLKDLTYDLRKREWDRIGQDFEIILDDCPQNSSRGNGPFSCNGDDVCMKKIFHDKQHKTQCWPKDWLPDDVPFIRVIGINYDTNLSMWTSLCPIESAKATMGGRSEEYIKKLLTAGIGKRPMIWVCHSMGGLLVKKMLVDEWKNGDKNNVCKNTRSIVFYSTPHRGSRVAALKQATQMVLWPSIEVQELREESPQLLKLHNEFLDMLKEYPIEIVSFSETKPTHVTPLNVPFQFVTSTSADPGVGEFYEIAQDHLSICKPASRHSFLYQKLLSILKRHVIHEKKTVSPIMELLSLPSKLL; encoded by the exons atgagattaaaaacttataagaaatatatagagtATGTAAAATCAACTGGGATTTCTATTGTTATTGTTGG tgGCTGTTGGTTTTTGTATCAATTACGACAGGTATcacaaattttacaatcttCTGTACCTACTAATGTTTTGAGTTTGGAACAACCACATactcaatatatttatgttgatGATCCTCGGTTCAAAg atGTACTCATGTTacgaaaagttgaaaatttacaatcatCTGTGCCAGTACAATCTCTTTCATTTAATCATACTGTAATGAAATGGTGGAAATCATTAACCCGTAATGtagcatataaattattatacattgcaCAGCATGGCGATGTTAGAGAACGTTTGAAAGCTCTTTGTACTCTTAATTCcttgaaacatttaaaaa gttGGCATTATCAACATATTGCACAAATGTTAGATGCCAAAACTGCAATTTCACTTGCAAGAATGCCAAATGTtgattcaagattttttttaaagccaCCATATTATCACGTACAACATAAATTACAT gatgtaatagaaaaaatacatCAATTACTTCTTCATTTAAGCACATTATGTGAAAATACACATCCATGtcttattcaatttcttaataaaaattttaaagatacacCTTct GATAGTCTGATACTTGATCACGATTTAACAAACTTAGGGCTGGCTGTAGCACCAGCCACAGTATGGGATCAAGAATTATTACAGAATTGTGTACAAGCACTATATCATCATTCTTGTCTTGAACAATATAGCAAAG atattattgatGGTGGTGGTCTTTCGTTActaatgataataaagaaaatttttaatgataacactaatatgtgtatattacttgcaaaaataatttctaatatttcacttcattcaaaatatttgcaagatatttttcaagcag GTTGGATTGGCACATTGGTAGAATGGTCTCAAAGTAGTAATGTAAGATTATCAGCACCAGCTAGTCGTGCATTAGCAAATTTagatatcgatgaaaataaatatgttaaatatccaAGATGTATCTATCTTCTTCATCCTTTGCATAAAACTAcagcaaatataaatttggatGTTATTTTCTTACATGGATTACTTGGTGGTGTATTTATAACATGGAgacaaagaaattttgatacaTCTGAAGATGGAGTTGTag atccATGTCTTATACAAGAtggaatcgatttttcaagTTTGATAGATGATCACTctcaagaatttttgaaagatttaacTTATGATTTAAGAAAACGCGAATGGGATAGAATAGGacaagattttgaaataattttagatgatTGTCCTCAAAATAGTTCTAGAGGAAATGGACCATTTTCCTGCAATgg AGATGATGTTtgtatgaagaaaattttccatgatAAGCAACATAAAACACAATGTTGGCCTAAAGATTGGTTACCAGATGATGTACCATTTATTCGAGTTATTGGGATAAATTATGATACTAATTTGTCAATGTGGACATCTCTATGTCCAATAGAGAGTGCAAA AGCCACTATGGGTGGAAGGAgtgaagaatatataaaaaaattattaactgcGGGTATTGGAAAACGACCTATGATTTGGGTTTGTCATTCAATGGGTGgtttattagtaaaaaaaatgctcGTAGATG aatggaaaaatggcgataaaaataatgtatgtaAAAATACACGTAGTATAGTATTTTATAGTACTCCACATCGAGGTTCTCGTGTAGCTGCATTAAAACAAGCAACACAAATGGTATTATGGCCGTCAATTGAAGTACAGGAACTTCGTGAAg AATCaccacaattattaaaattgcacaATGAATTCCTTGATATGTTGAAGGAATACCCTATAGAGATTGTTAGTTTTAGCGAAACTAAACCTACTCATGTAACACCATTAAATGTTCCATTTCAGTTTGTTACATCCACTTCAGCAg accCTGGTGTAggtgaattttatgaaattgcaCAAGATCATTTGTCTATATGTAAACCAGCTAGCAG acATTCCTTCTTATATCAAAAACTTTTGAGCATTCTTAAACGTCATgtaattcatgaaaaaaaaactgtttcTCCAATTATGGAATTGCTATCATTAccaagtaaattattataa
- the LOC107999460 gene encoding protein SERAC1-like isoform X2, whose translation MRLKTYKKYIEYVKSTGISIVIVGGCWFLYQLRQVSQILQSSVPTNVLSLEQPHTQYIYVDDPRFKDVLMLRKVENLQSSVPVQSLSFNHTVMKWWKSLTRNVAYKLLYIAQHGDVRERLKALCWHYQHIAQMLDAKTAISLARMPNVDSRFFLKPPYYHVQHKLHDVIEKIHQLLLHLSTLCENTHPCLIQFLNKNFKDTPSDSLILDHDLTNLGLAVAPATVWDQELLQNCVQALYHHSCLEQYSKDIIDGGGLSLLMIIKKIFNDNTNMCILLAKIISNISLHSKYLQDIFQAGWIGTLVEWSQSSNVRLSAPASRALANLDIDENKYVKYPRCIYLLHPLHKTTANINLDVIFLHGLLGGVFITWRQRNFDTSEDGVVDPCLIQDGIDFSSLIDDHSQEFLKDLTYDLRKREWDRIGQDFEIILDDCPQNSSRGNGPFSCNGDDVCMKKIFHDKQHKTQCWPKDWLPDDVPFIRVIGINYDTNLSMWTSLCPIESAKATMGGRSEEYIKKLLTAGIGKRPMIWVCHSMGGLLVKKMLVDEWKNGDKNNVCKNTRSIVFYSTPHRGSRVAALKQATQMVLWPSIEVQELREESPQLLKLHNEFLDMLKEYPIEIVSFSETKPTHVTPLNVPFQFVTSTSADPGVGEFYEIAQDHLSICKPASRHSFLYQKLLSILKRHVIHEKKTVSPIMELLSLPSKLL comes from the exons atgagattaaaaacttataagaaatatatagagtATGTAAAATCAACTGGGATTTCTATTGTTATTGTTGG tgGCTGTTGGTTTTTGTATCAATTACGACAGGTATcacaaattttacaatcttCTGTACCTACTAATGTTTTGAGTTTGGAACAACCACATactcaatatatttatgttgatGATCCTCGGTTCAAAg atGTACTCATGTTacgaaaagttgaaaatttacaatcatCTGTGCCAGTACAATCTCTTTCATTTAATCATACTGTAATGAAATGGTGGAAATCATTAACCCGTAATGtagcatataaattattatacattgcaCAGCATGGCGATGTTAGAGAACGTTTGAAAGCTCTTT gttGGCATTATCAACATATTGCACAAATGTTAGATGCCAAAACTGCAATTTCACTTGCAAGAATGCCAAATGTtgattcaagattttttttaaagccaCCATATTATCACGTACAACATAAATTACAT gatgtaatagaaaaaatacatCAATTACTTCTTCATTTAAGCACATTATGTGAAAATACACATCCATGtcttattcaatttcttaataaaaattttaaagatacacCTTct GATAGTCTGATACTTGATCACGATTTAACAAACTTAGGGCTGGCTGTAGCACCAGCCACAGTATGGGATCAAGAATTATTACAGAATTGTGTACAAGCACTATATCATCATTCTTGTCTTGAACAATATAGCAAAG atattattgatGGTGGTGGTCTTTCGTTActaatgataataaagaaaatttttaatgataacactaatatgtgtatattacttgcaaaaataatttctaatatttcacttcattcaaaatatttgcaagatatttttcaagcag GTTGGATTGGCACATTGGTAGAATGGTCTCAAAGTAGTAATGTAAGATTATCAGCACCAGCTAGTCGTGCATTAGCAAATTTagatatcgatgaaaataaatatgttaaatatccaAGATGTATCTATCTTCTTCATCCTTTGCATAAAACTAcagcaaatataaatttggatGTTATTTTCTTACATGGATTACTTGGTGGTGTATTTATAACATGGAgacaaagaaattttgatacaTCTGAAGATGGAGTTGTag atccATGTCTTATACAAGAtggaatcgatttttcaagTTTGATAGATGATCACTctcaagaatttttgaaagatttaacTTATGATTTAAGAAAACGCGAATGGGATAGAATAGGacaagattttgaaataattttagatgatTGTCCTCAAAATAGTTCTAGAGGAAATGGACCATTTTCCTGCAATgg AGATGATGTTtgtatgaagaaaattttccatgatAAGCAACATAAAACACAATGTTGGCCTAAAGATTGGTTACCAGATGATGTACCATTTATTCGAGTTATTGGGATAAATTATGATACTAATTTGTCAATGTGGACATCTCTATGTCCAATAGAGAGTGCAAA AGCCACTATGGGTGGAAGGAgtgaagaatatataaaaaaattattaactgcGGGTATTGGAAAACGACCTATGATTTGGGTTTGTCATTCAATGGGTGgtttattagtaaaaaaaatgctcGTAGATG aatggaaaaatggcgataaaaataatgtatgtaAAAATACACGTAGTATAGTATTTTATAGTACTCCACATCGAGGTTCTCGTGTAGCTGCATTAAAACAAGCAACACAAATGGTATTATGGCCGTCAATTGAAGTACAGGAACTTCGTGAAg AATCaccacaattattaaaattgcacaATGAATTCCTTGATATGTTGAAGGAATACCCTATAGAGATTGTTAGTTTTAGCGAAACTAAACCTACTCATGTAACACCATTAAATGTTCCATTTCAGTTTGTTACATCCACTTCAGCAg accCTGGTGTAggtgaattttatgaaattgcaCAAGATCATTTGTCTATATGTAAACCAGCTAGCAG acATTCCTTCTTATATCAAAAACTTTTGAGCATTCTTAAACGTCATgtaattcatgaaaaaaaaactgtttcTCCAATTATGGAATTGCTATCATTAccaagtaaattattataa